The Helianthus annuus cultivar XRQ/B chromosome 11, HanXRQr2.0-SUNRISE, whole genome shotgun sequence region ACCCGTTTCTTTGTGAgttttaagaaaagaaaaataccATATTGTAATCTTCAAGCCAGATGTCCTCCTCACAAGCAGAGAGCCACCGATCTATGCGGTCCATGATTTCTTTTCGGCTCAAAGCTGCATTTGATACTTCACTTATTTGCGCTTCAATTTTCGCTAAAAGTTCACCCGGTCCACCAGCCCTAAAACACAAAACACTTGGGCTTCAGTTTTCTAACATTTAACAGGTATATTATttgcaaaaatataaaaaaaggaCAGAAGATATGTTTGCAGGCCCAAACAGCCCGACCTATACTAAAAGATTATTCATTTTCATCCTGCTTGTTTTGAGTTTATTGAGCCTCTCGACCTCTTGTGACGCCTGCCAAGATTGAggtttgtttaataatataaccaATAAATATAcaacaaaataataattaaaaaaaactgaGACATGGGTACGAACTTGTTTAATAACCTCGGTTGAAAGATATCCTGGTTCAACAACTTCGGCTTCCGACACTCGAATAATGGATGTTACTCTTGAAAAGTGTTGTTTTTCTTATCTTCTTGTGTTCATTATATTCCAAAGTTCAAATAGGGATGTTACAATATCTTTTAGCTGTATTTTATATGAAAACAGATTATTGTTTGCTATTGAAGTAAAAATATAAAAGCTAAAACTTTTATTCCTATCAAAATTATAACAAATGGATAAAAAGATGTTTTTTATGACCGTAGCCCGTTACCAGCCCGAAACATCCATCTTGCCACCTCTAATGAAAACTTCAACTAATGTAGGATCAAAGGGTTAAACAATACCTTCTCAAACCGGACTTTTGTCTCTGTTTGCTTTAATAAACTAATAAAGTATATATCAAACTACTTCCATCTCAACAGTCACTGCCAAAATACATCATTACTCCTAATCATATTAAAAACAATTATGTTCTTTATATTAATTCCTCTATTCCAGAAAAAAAAATATTGGCTTGTTTAGTTTCTATATGATCACAAAGACAACAGTAATCCACTATAAACTGTTTGCATATGCATAATAAAATAAGTACACATTTAAGCTACTTAAATTGTTGAAATGGCCAAACAATTGTCAAACAGAAACCAAATTTCCTTATAGTTATCTCTGAAACCCCTAATTCCCCGCTTGTTTCAGGTTTTCTTGTCTACTGAAACCACacaaattgaacaaaaataaATTGGTAAGTGCTTaaatcaacaaaaatcaaaaccctaaccctaGTTTTTGCAATCAAATAGGAagcaagagagatgaactcacggGAGTAATCCAACCAGCTCCTGAGGAATCCGTATTTATGCTTGAATCAACAAAATAAATACAATTTGTATTTTCTTCAACAAAACCCTAACGCCGCCGATTCTATTTGAAGATTAATAGAATTTATGCTTGGTCGGTGTATGGATCTGTAGGAATCATTGGGAGAAGGGTTTATGCGACAGGGGATTGAAGAAGAAGATCTAGCAATGAGGATGAATTCAAAGAAGATGCAGAGATAGATCTATGAGTATCACAAAGCGGCGTGAAGGAGAAGAATGAGACATTTAGGTTTTGAGAACAATTATATATGATCCAAAATCCGACCCGAAGAATCATGGATCCCGCGTCCCATATGTATTGCCGCTCAAATGAAAAAAAGAGGAGAGCATCAGAAGCCACGTGGCATCAAGCAGCCTAAGTACATGCCAAGTGGCACCAAAATGTATTGTTTTAATATACATAATAGATGtttattttgtgtgttttttagttttaattttatgtaaggtttttttttttaattttaatgttatGTAATGTTTATATATTAATGTTATTAGTTTAATTTCTAGTaatgttttttttaacaaaattttaataGATTTTATAATTTGAATTATAAAATAAGCACAAAGGTTGTGCCACATGTCGAAAAACGCCAAGCATCAACGTCGCGTGCCACACCGTCGGTTTAAACACCACGCCATGTTATGAGGTTTGGTCCACGTGTCGCATAATGCCCCGTCTTCAAGCTCCTCCACACCGTGTGGTctaagaggggagttgacatgACAGGGTATGATTGGAAGGGATGGAAAGGTGACTCCTCCCCTCGAGGGGAGCAACCCTTACACCTTAGGGAACCATGACAACGTTTTGTTGAAACAATACAACTCTTCGTGAAAGCGTGTGTACAAAATAGGTATCTACATGAATATCATATCACAGAAGACTTGAAGTATAAAGCAACATATAAATTGTGGAACAATTATAAGATTGTATTGTAATCCAGGTGGTTAAAAGCAGCAGTAGCATGTAGAAATCTTAACAGTCTTATGGTGTTTTCCACTTTTCCTAGACCCGGACAAAAAGCGCGAAGCAAAAGTAATAACAAAACGTACGAATAACGAATAGTAGATTCAAAGTTCAAAATGACAACTTTTACCAGTTTCTTCTATAATAAGTTGTATAACCATAAATGTTCAAATATAGCACATCCATCAACTTCATGGAACAGCATCTTCTATCTTCAACATCTTATGGTCGCAATGTCAGCAAGATTGATCCTTAGAAAACCGCTGTGTTTGTTCATCTTCATCGGACCATGCTTCcacctcatcatcatcatctttatgATCATCATTGTGCATTGCTCTAGAGATGTCGTTTAAAACACATTGTTCCTCAATTGTCTTCCTCAACATCTGTATTTGTTCATCTTCATCGGTCGATGCTTCCAcctcatcatcgtcatcattatGATCATCATTGTACGTTGCTCTGGAGCTGTCATTTGAAACACATTCTTCCTCCTCGGTTGTCTTCCTCTCGTTCTTCGACAAATAAGGTTTCAGCTTCCCAACATCTGACAATCGCACCGGTTTGAGGAAGAACTCTTCAGCTCCTTCTTCTAAGCATCTGTCAAAAAGACCAAGTTACATAAGTTTCAAAATGACTAAAACACCCTTCAATGACGCCAGACTGACAAATCGCATGAGATTTCAAAAATGGAAATAGTTTGTATGGGAATCTTGATTCACCTATTTATCCTTGCCGGAATATTATCAGAAGACATGATCACAACTGGTATGTCTTTCAATGATTTTGATTCCTGCAAGTACCATAAACATTTTAAGGTTAGTTCATGTCAAGAACCGACAAGATTTTACTCAAATGGAAACATGATCTACGTCATCTACGAAAGATCTTCGAATAAGACGATTTTTTGACACAAATAGTAAGTAAACAAGATCAAATCTCACCTTGATCTTCTTCAAGAGTTCAAAACCAGTCATCCCAGGCATACAATAATCCGTAATAACCATGTTCACCTCCACTTCCTGGATTCATTCAAGAACATAACAAAACCAATATAAGAAAAAACAAAAAGACCCATGTAACAGAttcaaaaaagaaaagaaaatcgGATAAAAGGGTTCATTTTGACTTTTGGGAGTCAACCCTAGGCTTCAAATTCAGGTGTAATACAGGattctttttgttttttcatTAATTTTTTATATTCCTAAGTGATATTAACAATTTTTCCTACAAAAACAATAattcttgtagatcttcaagatGAAGAAACTATAATCATTTGAACATTAGAAGTCACATGTTGACTTGACTTCTTCTAGATTGTAGGTAAAGATTCATAGAATTCATATACAAGAACATGAAACAAAGATCATAAACCTTAACTAAAACATAGATAAAAAGAAGATCCAAAATTGAATGAAGATCAGAAAAAAGGGTTCATTTTGACTTTTAGGAGTCAACCCTAGGCTTCAAATTCTATTATAATACAGAGTTCTTTTATGTGTCTTTTACCTAAGTGACTATCAATTTGTAAATCTTGTAGATTTTCAAGATGAATAAACTATAGTCATTTGAACATCAAAAGTCACAGGTAGACTAGTAAAAAGATCCATAGAATTCATATGCAAGAACattaaaaaagacaaaaaagataATGAACTTTAACTCTTTAACAAAAAACTGAGATAAAAAAAAAAGATCCATACTGGATTGAAGGGACAAGAACATCAAACAAGGATCATAAACTTTAACTAAAACAGAGATTAAAAAAAAAGATTCAGAATTATAAGAAAATCATAAAAAGAGTTCATTTTGACTTTTAGGAGTCAACCTAAGGCTTCAAATTCTTGTATAATACAGAGTTCTTTTAGTTTCTTTTACCTAAGTGACATTATCAATTTGTCTTACATCAAACAATAATTCCTTGTAGATTTTAAAGATCAATAAACAATAAGCATTTAAACATCAAAAGTCACAGGTTGACTAGTAAAAGATCCACATATTTCATATGCAGCAATGCAAGAAAATTAAAAAAGACTAAAAAGATCATAAAAACATGAACTCTAACAAATTAaacagacaaaaaaaaaaaaagatccaTACTGGATTAGGAGAAAAAGATGAAATCTTTTCCATCTTTTCAACATCTTTGAGACCCAGAAACTCCAAAGCCTTACTTCCAGAATCCACAGCAGTAACTGCAACAAAacatcagaaaaaaaaaacatcaaatcTGAATGTTTAAAACATACCCATTTGATAAACTAACAAATGTATGATCTTACCATGATAAGAAAAGGTTTTCAAGAGGCGCTCTATGAGCTTCCTGTCAAGATTGCTGTCATCAACAGCAAGAACATGAAGAGGTGTTTCAGAGATAGCAATGAGACCCATTTTGATCacttttttgaagaaaaaatGGGAACTTTGTGGGTTATAAAAGGACCCATTTTGATATTGTGATTTGTGGAGGTGTGATTTGAAGATTTTGACAGTTTGGAAAAGAAGATTTGGCCAGATATGATTTTCCGGATCGTTTTgggatatttttttattttattttatttttcagtcATGGAGAACAAGCAAGGAAGTTTCaaatgtttttttatttgatttgcatTTGCTAGTCATGTTTGATTTTTTGTCCAAATCAACCACTTACTTATGCTTTTCACcattaaatttaaatttatgaACGTGATATACATCTAGTGTTAAAGAGAAAATTAGGGTTGTTTACGTATctggttttagaaaaaaaaaattaagttgaATTGTGAATTATGGTTTCAGAAAACAATAAATTATGGTTTCAGAAAACAATAAATTAAACATGTTATGTTTAGTTTGATGATTTGACTTGTTTTTCCCCTAAAAAATCGTAGTTTGTATTAGTTTTTTAAATGATATTAATCGATTGATAAGTGGGTCATACAAATTTCTATACGACTAAACTAATTGATTTATATCGATTAGAATGATAAGTCGAATTCAGTTGTTTATGAAATTTTGATGAaatcttgatttttttttgaTCGACAAGAAGAGAATAACAAGATAAATAAAGAGATACACTTGGGATTTGTTaaatactttttttattatttgaaatatataattaattttatttttttagtgaCTAACTCATAAACCATCTAATTTACTTTTAAAGCTACACTTTGGGCGAAAATCTTCAACCAAATAATTTTTATACAATTTGATAATGCTAGTCTACAAGCCACTTTGTAGTACGTAATTAAAGAAAATCATTATTAATCAAGTATTTATTATCTAAATATCGAAGGGGAGCCCACTTCTAGAAAACGAGACCGAAGCCCTGATCCCGTAGAGGACGTCGGTCCTTCCTCGGGAAGGCGACAAGTAGATTCGGAAAGTAAAAATCTTGTGGTAGGCCCGTCACAGCAGGTTCCATTATCGGACTCAAGCACATGTAACAGTTTCGAGGAGCGTGTGCTTCTCGAGCCCATGCCGGATTCGTCAGCTTGCGAATTTGTGGCACCGTAGTAGAATCATTACCAATGGCACGCAGTGCGCCTAAGTGCGAAAAGACAGTGCAAGCTTTGTTATGCCGAAACCTAAATGTTAAGTCAGCAACACTTCCAAATGCCACTTCTTCCCGTCGCATCCGTCTTCAGGACGATCTAGTCACAGGTTTTCACTTCTCAGTGAGTGAAAGATTTGTCCCCGGGTCTACGTTGAAAGCTTCTATAGTAGAACTCATTCGGGAGGGCTTGGTGGAGAAAAACCTAATTTTTGGTTTGTTGAACCtaatttttgggttttttttaatattgttagTGTACTTTGGGAATTTAATAACGTGCTTTATCATTTTATCTACTTTGATCATCATACCTTTTTATGTGATTTGATTATTTAAGATATTATATTACAATGGAAATGGATTTATAAACGCACCATATAAAAATTTAAAATGCTAAACTAATCAATTTATATCGATTTGAATTATTGGACTAGTTAAAATTTTTATGATATATAGAGAAAATCTTGATTCTTTTCTACTCAATCCTTAGAAAAGAAGAAGAGAATAACAAGATCAACAAATAAAGATACATTTAGGATTTGTGAAATGCCTTTTTTAGTAcgtaatcaaataaaaatattaatCAAATCTTTATTGTTTAAATAGACGTAAAAAATAACCTAATTgtggtttgttttttattttttattttgttagtGTACTTTATCACTTTATCTATTTTGATGATTATCCTTTTTTATGTGATTCGATAACTTGCCATTTTATTCATGATAAGAAAAATATTGAAAATCTCAACAAAACATAATAATATATCATAGAACACACTCAATACGCAACAAACACTATCCTCACCAATAGTTGTCTCCCCACTTTTGTTGTGTCATTGTATTTGCGTGTTTGTTAAATGTCTTGTTCTTTATGTGTGTTTTATTGAGTGTCAATTTGGTGTTTTGTGAAATCAACCTTTAAATTGGTAAGGACATTGTTTGAGAAAATTAATCTTAAACTCGTCCCTCACTTGTTAAATTTAATTGCTTTTCAAACATGAATCAACAAACATAATCAATCGTAATGTGTGACGATAGTTGCGTAATGGAATATTGATGAGTACAATGTGTGTTACTAGAGCCGACCCAGGGGACTATTTGAATGGGAGGGGCTAGGTGGGCGAATGTCCAAGGCCTGATCTCTCATGGGgactattttttttattattttttatatttatttcttatatatattttttataaacaaaacataaatataaatgtCCAAAGCGTATATGTTTTTAAACCcgttaaggggctgtttggcaacatctgaatggttaagtgctgaaccagtaagatgtctgaaccattaagtgctgaaccagtaagaggtctgaaccattaagagccagtataatgtttAATCGTTCAGATGCAAATGTCTAGCCAATTCAGATttgaggtcttaaccattcagactctgtataatgcttaaccattcaaaggcaaatgtctgaaccattcagacatctgcttgcgaaacaaacagtctgaaccattatgtgacaccccaggaaaccacacaacataactagcttccttagTGATTACGTGCTAGATTTCGGGACGAaatccctttcaagttggggatgatgtcacaactgagcaAAACCCGCAACAACTCTGATTTCTTACTTCGTTTCTCTCACACTTGACgcttgccaatttcgggacgaaattttcttcaagttggggatgatgtgacaacccgaacttttaaggTTAATCTCACTAACTTTGATTCCTCGTTATTCCTCCTTCACTTTCATTACGACTAGTAAACGCGTCACATTTATGTTTAAAGGTATTAGTGAAGCCTATCATGTGGCCTTTGTTAATCAGGCCCAACTCATGTGTTGTAATCTAAGCCGGCCCCAACTTGAGTATTAATCGGCCCACAAATGCTCATCAGCCCACATTTATATATATCGAATATATATACACTGTTAGTTAGGCTGTTtacttgggcttgagcccatgaCCCACAACCGGCCCCAAGACCCTTGTTTATTAGCTAATCAACCCAATCCCTTTATAATGTGATTAACCGGCCCAACACCTATACGAATTATAATCTAAGTCAAATCTAATCTAGTTTAAAAGCTATAACAAACCCCATATTCCTCTCTACCTCTCCCATACGTTCGGCAGCAGAAGATTTACCCACCCCCTCTCGACTTCTGTGTTCTTGGATACATTAATCAGGTTAGCATATGTTCTAAGTTAATTATATGACTGTGTGATTTTAAATGTATAAAGGTTTATGCCATGCTACTTGCTTGTTAAACgatgattagggttcatgctagCCTATGCGTAAATTATGAGGATGTTAGGGTGGGTTAAGTCAAAG contains the following coding sequences:
- the LOC110890646 gene encoding two-component response regulator ORR9, with protein sequence MGLIAISETPLHVLAVDDSNLDRKLIERLLKTFSYHVTAVDSGSKALEFLGLKDVEKMEKISSFSPNPEVEVNMVITDYCMPGMTGFELLKKIKESKSLKDIPVVIMSSDNIPARINRCLEEGAEEFFLKPVRLSDVGKLKPYLSKNERKTTEEEECVSNDSSRATYNDDHNDDDDEVEASTDEDEQIQMLRKTIEEQCVLNDISRAMHNDDHKDDDDEVEAWSDEDEQTQRFSKDQSC